A stretch of the Aegilops tauschii subsp. strangulata cultivar AL8/78 chromosome 4, Aet v6.0, whole genome shotgun sequence genome encodes the following:
- the LOC109756313 gene encoding uncharacterized protein, with amino-acid sequence MQNALLKLWAMVEDSKSARVNDNLESSFTIDHLTEEKNKLEANYGKLVQDVHELMSFQEERVVDFRHLQYAITYQHECRSELVADMKAQMAKKDAESEKLKQNYEVLLNLTRAQATFIPNLKLMHITDKQLLSEAKMNLELKNAELTKSEEKLTQDKLELKFQVADLLKGKEKHGEEMVQLELQFAELMKAEEKLKEKIKGIQAILEK; translated from the coding sequence ATGCAAAACGCATTGTTGAAGCTGTGGGCAATGGTTGAAGATAGCAAGAGTGCTAGGGTGAATGATAATCTTGAAAGTTCTTTCACTATCGACCATCTGACAGAAGAGAAGAACAAGCTGGAGGCCAACTATGGCAAGCTAGTCCAAGATGTGCATGAGCTTATGAGCTTCCAGGAGGAGAGGGTGGTGGATTTCAGACATCTACAGTATGCCATTACATATCAGCATGAATGCAGAAGTGAACTGGTGGCTGATATGAAGGCACAGATGGCAAAGAAAGATGCAGAGTCTGAGAAGCTTAAGCAGAATTATGAAGTGCTACTGAACCTGACAAGAGCTCAAGCTACATTCATCCCGAACCTGAAGTTGATGCATATTACAGACAAGCAATTGCTTAGTGAAGCTAAGATGAACTTGGAGTTGAAGAATGCAGAGCTCACAAAGTctgaggagaagctcacccaAGATAAGCTAGAGTTGAAGTTTCAGGTTGCTGATTTGCTTAAGGGAAAGGAAAAGCATGGTGAAGAGATGGTGCAGCTAGAGCTTCAGTTTGCTGAGCTGATGAAGGCAGAGGAGAAGCTGAAGGAGAAGATCAAGGGGATCCAGGCCATCTTAGAGAAGTAA